A genomic window from Streptomyces sp. HUAS YS2 includes:
- a CDS encoding extracellular solute-binding protein produces MKNRLLACPLVVVTAVALGGCGLLPGGGSDSRTVSVWLMKDSVTDEFLERFTDEYEAEHDVELKFTFQEWTGIGAKVTAAIEGTADGPDVIEVGNTQVAQYADTDKLYDLTLESVRDLGSKDWLPGLAQPGSIDGRQYGIPWYAANRVVIYNKDLFERAGVDEPPATRKEWIEDTRKINRSGSQGIYLAGQDWYTLAGFIWDEGGELAVDRGGAWTGTLDSPEALRGMAFYKELQALGNGPRDADEETPPQSGVFAKGDVAQIIGTPGVAAAIVKQNPGLQDKLGFFPIPGKAAGKPCAVFTGGSDLIVPANAPQRAAAIDVVKALAGEKWQTDLARTMNYVPNKTTLAGVVEGQEATRVMAVGAARGRATPNSPQWAAVEAANPIKPYMTAVLQGEDPARAAKEASEAISGSLAE; encoded by the coding sequence GTGAAGAACCGCTTGCTCGCATGTCCCCTGGTGGTCGTGACCGCCGTCGCGCTCGGCGGCTGCGGACTCCTCCCCGGCGGCGGGTCCGACTCCCGCACCGTCAGCGTCTGGCTGATGAAGGACAGCGTCACCGACGAGTTCCTCGAGCGGTTCACCGACGAGTACGAGGCCGAGCACGACGTCGAGCTGAAGTTCACCTTCCAGGAGTGGACCGGCATCGGCGCGAAGGTCACCGCCGCCATCGAGGGCACCGCCGACGGCCCCGACGTCATCGAGGTCGGCAACACCCAGGTCGCGCAGTACGCCGACACCGACAAGCTGTACGACCTCACCCTGGAGTCCGTCCGCGACCTCGGCTCCAAGGACTGGCTGCCCGGCCTCGCCCAGCCCGGCAGCATCGACGGCCGGCAGTACGGCATCCCCTGGTACGCGGCCAACCGGGTGGTGATCTACAACAAGGACCTCTTCGAGCGGGCCGGCGTCGACGAGCCCCCGGCCACCCGCAAGGAGTGGATCGAGGACACCCGGAAGATCAACCGCAGCGGCAGCCAGGGCATCTACCTCGCCGGCCAGGACTGGTACACCCTCGCCGGCTTCATCTGGGACGAGGGCGGCGAGCTCGCCGTCGACCGGGGCGGCGCGTGGACCGGCACCCTGGACAGCCCGGAGGCGCTGCGCGGCATGGCCTTCTACAAGGAGCTCCAGGCACTCGGCAACGGACCCCGGGACGCCGACGAGGAGACCCCGCCGCAGTCCGGGGTCTTCGCCAAGGGCGACGTCGCCCAGATCATCGGCACCCCGGGCGTAGCCGCCGCGATCGTCAAGCAGAACCCCGGGCTCCAGGACAAGCTGGGCTTCTTCCCGATACCCGGCAAGGCCGCCGGCAAGCCGTGCGCCGTGTTCACCGGCGGCTCCGACCTGATCGTCCCCGCGAACGCCCCGCAGCGGGCCGCGGCCATCGACGTCGTCAAGGCGCTGGCCGGCGAGAAGTGGCAGACCGACCTCGCCCGCACCATGAACTACGTCCCCAACAAGACCACCCTCGCCGGGGTCGTCGAGGGCCAGGAGGCCACCCGCGTCATGGCCGTCGGCGCGGCCCGCGGCCGGGCCACGCCCAACTCGCCCCAGTGGGCCGCCGTCGAGGCCGCCAACCCCATCAAGCCGTACATGACGGCCGTGCTCCAGGGCGAGGACCCCGCTCGGGCGGCGAAGGAGGCGTCCGAGGCGATCTCCGGCTCGCTCGCGGAGTGA
- the egtB gene encoding ergothioneine biosynthesis protein EgtB, which produces MTVTDETTLRQRALDALLTARNRTSLLTDCVDDGELTAQHSPLMSPLVWDLAHISNQEEQWLWRTVAGRAALRPEIDSVYDAFEHPRSVRPTLPLLPPAEARAYASDVRARVLDVLDRTALEGRPLVESAFAFGMIAQHEQQHDETMLITHQLRRGPAVLTAPPPPANGAGDLLPAEVRVPGGPFTMGTSDEPWALDNERPAHTRITPAFFIDTVPVTNGAYLRFIADGGYTDERWWRLEGWAQIRQHSIAAPLFWRKDGGQWLRRRFGVDEPVPEDQPVVHVSWYEADAYARWAGRRLPTEAEWEKAARHDPASGRSRRYPWGDADPTPAHANLGQRHLSPAPAGSYPEGRSPLGVRQLIGDVWEWTASDFLPYPGFTAFPYKEYSEVFFGDAHKVLRGGSFAVDAVACRGTFRNWDLPVRRQIFSGFRTARDAEPS; this is translated from the coding sequence ATGACCGTGACCGACGAGACGACCCTGCGGCAGCGCGCGCTGGACGCCCTGCTCACCGCCCGGAACCGCACCTCGCTGCTGACCGACTGCGTGGACGACGGCGAACTCACCGCCCAGCACTCGCCGTTGATGTCCCCGCTGGTGTGGGACCTGGCGCACATCTCCAACCAGGAGGAGCAGTGGCTGTGGCGGACGGTCGCCGGCCGCGCCGCGCTGCGCCCCGAGATCGACTCCGTCTACGACGCCTTCGAGCATCCGCGGTCGGTCCGGCCCACGCTGCCGCTGCTGCCGCCCGCCGAGGCCCGTGCGTACGCCTCGGACGTCCGCGCCCGGGTCCTCGACGTGCTGGACCGCACCGCGCTGGAGGGCCGGCCGCTGGTCGAGTCCGCCTTCGCGTTCGGCATGATCGCCCAGCACGAGCAGCAGCACGACGAGACGATGCTGATCACCCATCAGCTGCGCAGAGGCCCGGCCGTCCTCACCGCGCCCCCACCGCCCGCCAACGGCGCGGGCGACCTGCTGCCCGCCGAAGTCCGGGTGCCGGGGGGCCCGTTCACCATGGGCACCTCGGACGAGCCGTGGGCCCTGGACAACGAGCGTCCGGCGCACACCCGGATCACGCCCGCGTTCTTCATCGACACCGTGCCGGTCACGAACGGCGCGTACCTGCGTTTCATCGCCGACGGCGGCTACACGGACGAACGCTGGTGGCGGCTGGAGGGCTGGGCGCAGATCCGGCAGCACTCCATCGCCGCGCCGCTGTTCTGGCGGAAGGACGGCGGGCAGTGGCTGCGCCGCCGGTTCGGCGTCGACGAGCCGGTCCCCGAGGACCAGCCGGTGGTGCACGTCAGCTGGTACGAGGCGGACGCCTACGCCCGCTGGGCGGGCCGCCGGCTCCCCACCGAGGCCGAGTGGGAGAAGGCGGCCCGGCACGACCCGGCGAGCGGCCGCTCCCGGCGGTACCCGTGGGGCGACGCGGACCCGACGCCCGCGCACGCCAACCTGGGGCAGCGGCACCTGAGTCCGGCGCCGGCCGGCAGCTACCCCGAGGGGCGCTCGCCGCTCGGCGTGCGGCAGCTGATCGGCGACGTGTGGGAGTGGACGGCGAGCGACTTCCTGCCGTACCCCGGGTTCACCGCCTTCCCGTACAAGGAGTACTCGGAGGTCTTCTTCGGCGACGCGCACAAGGTGCTGCGCGGCGGCTCGTTCGCCGTCGACGCGGTGGCCTGCCGGGGGACGTTCCGCAACTGGGACCTGCCGGTGCGCCGCCAGATCTTCTCGGGGTTCCGTACCGCACGAGACGCGGAGCCCTCCTGA
- a CDS encoding TIGR02452 family protein, with product MSARLRAIARETEEIVEAGRYRGPGGRSVSIEAELTAALEHTTLYGPEPVPVTPDTDRTTRFEVTGESSLAAAHRLTRAGTDPVAVLNFASARNPGGGYLNGAQAQEEAVCRGSALYTTLLRVPEYYEHHRTAKDAFYTDRVILSPGVPVIRDDRDRLLDAPYTVGFLTSPAPNAGVIRRTAPEQAGRIPAVLASRAERVLETAVAGGYRRLVLGAWGCGVFMNSPADVAGTFRALLTGDGRFAGHFDQVVFAILDRGRDRTTVAAFRDVFAAETAGTAETAGIAETAETTDASA from the coding sequence ATGAGCGCACGACTGCGGGCCATCGCACGCGAGACCGAGGAGATCGTCGAGGCCGGGCGGTACCGGGGCCCCGGCGGGCGGTCGGTGTCGATCGAGGCCGAGCTGACCGCCGCCCTGGAGCACACCACGCTGTACGGCCCCGAGCCGGTCCCCGTCACCCCGGACACCGACCGCACCACCCGCTTCGAGGTCACCGGCGAGAGCAGCCTCGCGGCGGCCCACCGGCTCACCCGGGCCGGGACCGACCCGGTAGCCGTGCTGAACTTCGCCTCGGCCCGCAACCCGGGCGGCGGCTACCTGAACGGCGCACAGGCCCAGGAGGAGGCCGTCTGCCGGGGCTCGGCGCTCTACACGACGCTGCTGCGCGTGCCCGAGTACTACGAGCACCACCGGACCGCCAAGGACGCGTTCTACACGGACCGGGTGATCCTCTCGCCCGGTGTGCCCGTCATCCGCGACGACCGCGACCGGCTGCTCGACGCCCCGTACACGGTCGGATTCCTCACGTCACCGGCGCCCAACGCGGGTGTCATCCGCCGGACCGCGCCCGAGCAGGCCGGCCGGATACCGGCCGTCCTCGCCTCGCGGGCCGAGCGAGTCCTGGAGACCGCGGTGGCCGGCGGCTACCGCCGGCTCGTCCTGGGGGCCTGGGGCTGCGGCGTCTTCATGAACAGCCCGGCGGACGTCGCCGGCACGTTCCGGGCCCTGCTCACCGGCGACGGACGCTTCGCCGGCCACTTCGACCAGGTGGTCTTCGCGATCCTGGACCGGGGCCGGGACCGGACGACCGTGGCGGCGTTCCGGGACGTCTTCGCCGCGGAGACCGCCGGGACCGCCGAGACCGCCGGGATCGCCGAGACCGCGGAGACCACGGACGCGTCCGCCTAG
- the egtC gene encoding ergothioneine biosynthesis protein EgtC — MCRHIAYVGEPVALGAVLAEPPHGLVRQSWSPRRQRYGTVNADGFGVGWYADGDPVPARYRRTGPIWADPSFTDLARVVRTGALLAAVRDATLPGADGEAAAAPFAAGPWLFSHNGAVPGWPDSLAAAAAELPAAELLSLAARTDSALVWALVLHRLRAGDEAGRALADVVRAVAAAAPGSRLNLLLTDGRTVHATAWGDTLWYLPGPAGRGTVVASEPYDDDPAWREAPDRTLLTATRTDVRLSPLKEPSS; from the coding sequence ATGTGCCGTCATATCGCCTATGTGGGCGAGCCGGTGGCGCTCGGCGCGGTTCTCGCCGAGCCGCCGCACGGCCTGGTGCGACAGTCCTGGAGCCCGCGCCGGCAGCGGTACGGGACGGTGAACGCGGACGGATTCGGCGTCGGCTGGTACGCGGACGGCGATCCGGTGCCGGCGCGCTACCGCCGGACCGGCCCGATCTGGGCCGACCCGTCGTTCACCGATCTGGCCCGCGTCGTACGGACGGGCGCGCTGCTCGCCGCCGTCCGGGACGCCACCCTGCCCGGCGCGGACGGGGAGGCCGCCGCGGCCCCGTTCGCCGCCGGTCCGTGGCTGTTCAGCCACAACGGGGCGGTCCCGGGCTGGCCGGACTCGCTGGCCGCCGCGGCCGCGGAGCTGCCGGCAGCCGAGCTGCTGTCCCTGGCGGCGCGTACCGACTCGGCCCTGGTCTGGGCGCTGGTGCTGCACCGGCTCCGGGCCGGTGACGAGGCCGGCCGGGCCCTCGCCGACGTGGTGCGGGCGGTGGCCGCCGCCGCGCCGGGGTCGCGGCTGAACCTGCTGCTCACCGACGGACGGACGGTCCACGCGACCGCCTGGGGGGACACGCTCTGGTACCTGCCCGGCCCGGCCGGGCGGGGCACGGTGGTGGCCTCGGAGCCGTACGACGACGACCCGGCCTGGCGCGAGGCGCCGGACCGGACCCTGCTGACCGCGACCCGCACCGACGTCCGTCTCTCTCCGCTCAAGGAGCCTTCCTCGTGA
- a CDS encoding GNAT family N-acetyltransferase — translation MSVSSAVAVAPPADAEPRYVVSLARDQEEVRAAQRLRHQVFAGEMGARLDGPEPGLDSDAFDAYCDHLLVREESTGEIVGTYRVLPPDRAAVAGRLYSESEFDLSRLAPLRHDLVEVGRSCVHPAHRNGAVIALIWAGLARYMTRTGHTWLAGCCSIPLSDGGALAAATWDTVKAKHLAPEEYWVTPHKLWSAEGVARPEGRTDLPPLLRGYLRLGAWVCGAPAHDPDFGVADLYVLLSLRRTNPRYLRHFLSLAPVR, via the coding sequence ATGTCCGTATCGTCCGCAGTCGCCGTAGCCCCGCCCGCCGACGCCGAACCCCGGTACGTGGTCTCCCTCGCCCGTGACCAGGAGGAGGTCCGCGCCGCGCAGCGGCTGCGCCACCAGGTCTTCGCCGGCGAGATGGGCGCCCGCCTCGACGGCCCCGAACCCGGCCTGGACTCCGACGCCTTCGACGCCTACTGCGACCACCTCCTCGTCCGCGAGGAGTCCACCGGCGAGATCGTCGGCACGTACCGGGTGCTGCCGCCCGACCGCGCCGCCGTCGCCGGACGCCTCTACTCCGAGAGCGAGTTCGACCTCTCCCGGCTCGCGCCGCTCCGCCACGACCTCGTCGAGGTCGGCCGCTCCTGCGTCCACCCCGCGCACCGCAACGGCGCCGTCATCGCCCTCATCTGGGCCGGGCTCGCCCGCTACATGACCCGCACCGGACACACCTGGCTGGCGGGTTGTTGCTCGATACCGCTGTCCGACGGCGGCGCGCTGGCCGCGGCGACCTGGGACACGGTCAAGGCCAAGCACCTCGCCCCGGAGGAGTACTGGGTCACCCCGCACAAGCTCTGGTCCGCCGAGGGCGTCGCCCGGCCCGAGGGCCGCACCGACCTCCCGCCGCTGCTCCGCGGCTACCTCCGGCTCGGCGCGTGGGTCTGCGGCGCCCCGGCGCACGACCCCGACTTCGGCGTCGCCGACCTGTACGTGCTGCTGTCGCTGCGCCGCACCAACCCGCGCTACCTGCGGCACTTCCTCTCGCTCGCCCCCGTGCGATGA
- a CDS encoding MsnO8 family LLM class oxidoreductase: MSHVIADTRFSVLDRSRTREGQEGGQALRDTVRLAQELEALGYHRFWVSEHHSVPGVAGSAPTVLAAAVAAATRTIRVGTGGVMLPNHQPMVVAEQFGVLESLFPGRIDMGLGRSVGFTDGIRRALGRDKDDAGRFAEQLDELLGWFDGSQRAHPQVHARPAEGLRVPPYVLATGEGAAIAAAAGLPLVIGDLRGRDRMLAAIDGYRSAFRPSAWAEEPYVVVSGTVAVAGTEDAARRLLLPEAWSMAYSRTHGVFPPLLPPERIESLTMTEKERGFYEQGLRGHLYGTGEHVREALEELVKESGAQEVLVTTSTYDRGALLDSFRGLARAVGLPGAGAEAAGADSAGLPQAEADAPA; the protein is encoded by the coding sequence GTGAGCCACGTCATCGCGGACACCCGCTTCTCCGTACTCGACCGCTCCCGGACCCGCGAGGGCCAGGAGGGCGGCCAGGCGCTGCGCGACACCGTGCGGCTGGCCCAGGAGCTGGAGGCGCTCGGCTACCACCGGTTCTGGGTGTCCGAGCATCACAGCGTGCCCGGGGTCGCCGGGTCCGCGCCGACCGTCCTCGCCGCCGCCGTGGCCGCGGCCACCCGGACCATCCGGGTGGGCACCGGCGGCGTCATGCTGCCGAACCACCAGCCGATGGTGGTGGCCGAGCAGTTCGGCGTCCTGGAGTCGCTCTTCCCGGGCCGGATCGACATGGGCCTCGGCCGCTCCGTCGGGTTCACCGACGGCATCCGCCGGGCCCTAGGCCGGGACAAGGACGACGCCGGGCGCTTCGCCGAGCAGCTCGACGAGCTGCTCGGCTGGTTCGACGGCAGCCAGCGGGCCCACCCCCAGGTGCACGCCCGTCCGGCCGAGGGCCTGCGCGTCCCGCCGTACGTGCTGGCCACCGGCGAGGGCGCGGCGATCGCGGCCGCCGCCGGGCTGCCTCTGGTCATCGGCGACCTGCGCGGCCGCGACCGGATGCTGGCCGCGATCGACGGCTACCGGTCGGCGTTCCGCCCCTCCGCGTGGGCCGAGGAGCCGTACGTCGTCGTGTCGGGCACGGTCGCGGTCGCCGGCACCGAGGACGCGGCGCGCCGTCTGCTGCTGCCGGAGGCCTGGTCGATGGCGTACTCCCGCACCCACGGCGTCTTCCCTCCGCTGCTTCCGCCGGAGCGCATCGAGTCCCTGACGATGACGGAGAAGGAACGCGGCTTCTACGAGCAGGGGCTGCGCGGCCACTTGTACGGCACCGGGGAGCACGTCCGCGAGGCGCTGGAGGAGCTGGTGAAGGAGAGCGGCGCGCAGGAGGTGCTGGTGACCACGAGCACGTACGACCGCGGGGCGCTGCTCGACTCCTTCCGCGGCCTGGCGCGGGCGGTGGGCCTCCCCGGGGCCGGGGCCGAGGCCGCCGGGGCCGATTCCGCCGGCCTCCCGCAGGCTGAGGCCGACGCGCCCGCCTAG
- the egtD gene encoding L-histidine N(alpha)-methyltransferase has translation MSPFQLTRTLPEDATDADLRADVLQGLTSMPKELPPKWFYDARGSELFEEITRLPEYYPTRAEREILIARAPRIAAETGARTLIELGSGSSEKTRHLIDALLPALDTYVPVDVSASALTGAAEALLAERPGLRIHALIADFTRGLELPAAPGPRLVAFLGGTIGNLLPPERRAFLTSVRAVLSPGDALLLGTDLVKDEATLVAAYDDAAGVTAAFNKNVLSVIARELGADVNPADFDHVARWDREHEWIEMRLRARHALTVKIPELDLAAPFAAGEEMRTEVSAKFRQEGVRAELADAELELTHWWTDREGRFALSLSKAR, from the coding sequence GTGAGCCCGTTCCAGCTGACCCGCACCCTCCCCGAGGACGCCACGGACGCCGATCTGCGCGCCGATGTCCTGCAGGGGCTGACGAGCATGCCCAAGGAGCTGCCGCCGAAGTGGTTCTACGACGCGCGCGGCAGCGAGCTGTTCGAGGAGATCACCCGGCTGCCCGAGTACTACCCGACCCGCGCGGAGCGGGAGATCCTGATCGCCCGGGCCCCGCGGATCGCGGCGGAGACGGGGGCGCGCACGCTGATAGAGCTGGGATCCGGCTCGTCGGAGAAGACCCGCCACCTGATCGACGCGCTGCTGCCCGCCCTCGACACGTACGTACCGGTGGACGTGAGCGCGTCCGCGCTGACCGGGGCGGCGGAGGCGCTGCTCGCCGAGCGGCCGGGACTGCGGATCCACGCGCTGATCGCGGACTTCACCCGTGGCCTGGAGCTGCCGGCAGCTCCCGGGCCGCGGCTGGTCGCCTTCCTCGGCGGCACGATCGGCAATCTGCTGCCGCCGGAGCGGCGTGCGTTCCTCACGTCGGTTCGGGCGGTCCTTTCACCCGGGGACGCGCTGCTGCTCGGCACCGACCTGGTGAAGGACGAGGCGACGCTGGTCGCCGCTTACGACGACGCGGCCGGGGTGACGGCCGCGTTCAACAAGAACGTGCTGTCGGTGATCGCGCGCGAGCTGGGCGCGGACGTGAACCCGGCGGACTTCGACCATGTGGCCCGGTGGGACCGGGAGCACGAGTGGATCGAGATGCGGCTCCGCGCCCGTCACGCGCTGACCGTGAAGATCCCCGAACTGGACCTGGCGGCGCCGTTCGCGGCGGGCGAGGAGATGCGGACGGAGGTGTCGGCGAAGTTCCGTCAGGAGGGCGTACGGGCGGAGCTGGCGGACGCGGAGCTTGAGCTGACCCACTGGTGGACGGACCGGGAGGGCAGGTTCGCGCTGTCGTTGTCGAAGGCCCGTTGA
- the egtA gene encoding ergothioneine biosynthesis glutamate--cysteine ligase EgtA, which translates to MSSGDRTASGPPHDRYAPLTGEFSQELTEDEAEDLLRCICFKTGPPRTVGAELEWLIHERSRPQAPVPAPRLAAALQSVRDRPLVSALTIEPGGQLELSSPPAASLMECLDLLAADLAVVRDTLRPLGLDLDGYGVDPWHARRERILREPRYDAMEASLARNGPDGRAMMCDSASIQVCLDAGLEEPGPLGYHRRWQLTHLLGAVLVAAFANSPVYGRRRTGWRSTRQSLWAYLDPVRGLAPAPGREPRAAWAAHVLDTPVMCIRAEDGPWTVPEGLTFRQWLRSRRPRPPRRDDLDYHLTTLFPPVRPRGHLELRMIDAQRGPDGWMVPVAVTTALFEDPEAAETVYRAVKPLAELAGPVPAPRNPLWLDAARYGLGTPDLHAAALTCFGAALEALPRIGATAAVLDAVAAFHDRYVVPGRCPADDVTDAKEVRS; encoded by the coding sequence ATGTCGTCTGGCGACCGCACCGCCAGTGGACCACCGCACGACCGGTACGCGCCGCTGACCGGGGAGTTCTCCCAGGAACTCACTGAGGACGAGGCGGAGGATCTGCTGCGCTGCATCTGTTTCAAGACCGGCCCGCCCCGCACGGTCGGGGCCGAGCTGGAGTGGCTGATACACGAGCGGTCTCGGCCGCAGGCTCCCGTCCCCGCGCCGCGGCTCGCCGCAGCGCTCCAGTCCGTCCGGGACCGCCCGCTGGTCTCGGCCCTCACCATCGAACCCGGCGGGCAGCTGGAGCTCAGCTCGCCGCCCGCAGCCTCCCTCATGGAGTGTCTGGACCTCCTCGCCGCCGACCTGGCCGTCGTCCGGGACACCCTGCGGCCGCTCGGCCTCGACCTCGACGGCTACGGCGTCGACCCCTGGCACGCACGGCGCGAGCGCATCCTGCGTGAGCCCCGGTACGACGCGATGGAAGCCTCTCTCGCCCGCAACGGCCCGGACGGCCGGGCCATGATGTGCGACTCGGCGTCCATCCAGGTCTGTCTGGACGCCGGCCTCGAGGAGCCCGGTCCGCTCGGGTACCACCGCCGCTGGCAGCTGACCCATCTGCTCGGCGCGGTCCTGGTGGCCGCTTTCGCGAACTCGCCGGTGTACGGCCGCCGGCGCACCGGCTGGCGCTCGACCCGGCAGTCCCTGTGGGCCTATCTCGACCCGGTCCGCGGGCTCGCGCCGGCGCCCGGGCGGGAGCCCCGGGCCGCCTGGGCGGCCCACGTGCTGGACACGCCGGTGATGTGCATCCGCGCCGAGGACGGGCCCTGGACGGTGCCGGAGGGCCTCACGTTCCGGCAGTGGCTGCGCTCCCGACGGCCCCGGCCGCCGCGGCGCGACGACCTCGACTACCACCTGACCACGCTCTTCCCGCCGGTCCGGCCGCGCGGGCACCTCGAGCTGCGGATGATCGACGCGCAGCGCGGCCCGGACGGATGGATGGTACCGGTGGCGGTGACGACCGCGCTGTTCGAGGATCCGGAGGCCGCGGAGACGGTGTACCGGGCCGTGAAGCCGCTCGCAGAGCTGGCGGGTCCGGTGCCCGCGCCGCGCAACCCGCTCTGGCTGGACGCGGCCCGCTACGGACTGGGGACCCCGGACCTGCACGCCGCCGCGCTCACCTGTTTCGGGGCGGCGCTGGAGGCGCTGCCCCGGATCGGCGCGACCGCCGCGGTGCTCGACGCGGTGGCCGCGTTCCACGACCGCTATGTCGTCCCGGGCCGATGTCCGGCCGACGACGTGACCGACGCGAAGGAGGTGCGGTCATGA
- a CDS encoding dodecin — protein sequence MSNHTYRVTEIVGTSTEGVDQAIRNGIERASQKLRGLDWFEVTQVRGHLVDGAIEHYQVGLKVGFRLEDGD from the coding sequence ATGTCGAACCACACCTACCGCGTCACCGAGATCGTCGGCACGTCCACCGAGGGCGTCGACCAGGCCATCCGCAACGGCATCGAGCGAGCCTCCCAGAAGCTCCGCGGGCTCGACTGGTTCGAGGTCACCCAGGTACGCGGGCATCTGGTCGACGGGGCGATCGAGCACTACCAGGTCGGCCTGAAGGTCGGCTTCCGCCTCGAGGACGGCGACTGA